One Pseudorhodoplanes sinuspersici DNA segment encodes these proteins:
- the rpoH gene encoding RNA polymerase sigma factor RpoH, whose protein sequence is MARSTAMPMITAEGGLSKYLEEIRRFPMLEPQEEYMLAKSWREHGDRDAAHKLVTSHLRLVAKIAMGYRGYGLPISEIVSEGNVGLMQAVKRFEPEKGFRLATYAMWWIKAAIQEYILRSWSLVKMGTTANQKKLFFNLRKAKSKISALNDGDLKPDQVAQIAKRLGVTEKDVVDMNRRLGGDTSLNAPIRDDGDSGEWQDWLADESAGQEEILADNEEMDNRRSALDHALTVLNDRERRIFEARRLADDPVTLEELAEEFGVSRERVRQIEVRAFEKVQKAVKNKVAALETPKAQEALAAH, encoded by the coding sequence TGGCCCGTTCAACGGCTATGCCGATGATCACCGCCGAAGGCGGTTTGTCGAAGTATCTTGAAGAAATCCGCCGGTTTCCGATGCTGGAGCCGCAGGAAGAATACATGTTGGCGAAGAGCTGGCGCGAACACGGCGATCGTGACGCGGCGCACAAACTCGTCACCAGCCATCTGCGGCTCGTCGCCAAGATCGCGATGGGGTATCGCGGCTACGGCCTGCCGATTTCCGAGATCGTCTCGGAAGGCAATGTCGGCCTGATGCAGGCGGTGAAGCGGTTCGAGCCTGAAAAAGGCTTCCGCCTCGCGACCTATGCGATGTGGTGGATCAAGGCCGCCATCCAGGAATACATCCTGCGTTCGTGGTCGCTCGTGAAGATGGGCACCACCGCGAACCAGAAGAAGCTGTTCTTCAACCTGCGCAAGGCGAAGAGCAAAATCTCGGCGCTGAATGACGGCGATCTCAAGCCCGATCAGGTCGCGCAGATCGCCAAGCGTCTCGGCGTGACGGAAAAGGACGTTGTCGACATGAACCGCCGTCTCGGCGGCGATACGTCGCTCAACGCGCCGATCCGCGACGATGGCGATTCCGGCGAGTGGCAGGACTGGCTTGCGGACGAATCCGCCGGTCAGGAAGAAATCCTGGCCGACAACGAGGAGATGGACAATCGCCGGTCCGCGCTCGATCACGCGCTGACCGTGCTCAACGATCGCGAACGCCGCATCTTCGAGGCGCGGCGTCTCGCCGACGATCCGGTCACGCTCGAGGAGCTGGCGGAAGAGTTCGGCGTCTCGCGCGAACGCGTGCGTCAGATCGAAGTGCGTGCGTTCGAAAAGGTGCAGAAGGCGGTGAAGAATAAAGTCGCCGCGCTCGAAACGCCGAAGGCGCAGGAAGCGCTGGCCGCCCACTGA